In one window of Bos mutus isolate GX-2022 chromosome 13, NWIPB_WYAK_1.1, whole genome shotgun sequence DNA:
- the SLC4A11 gene encoding solute carrier family 4 member 11 gives MGLDGPRDRHDNESRRDVLEEKPQPSFWTLQRRLDRGRLSSAGKVARQVSSLQISTTSVSFLPSRENSSVMSQNGYFEDAGYLKCDTDDASETREESLRDEAFDTVNSSIVSGESIRFFVNVNLEVQPTQSESESPGGYGLLHTSRKYLKLKNFEEEIRAHRDLDGFLARARIILDETATSLDDVLRAMLSRLAQNPYNTEPDCNLDLLTAMLFTDAGAPMEGKVHLLSDTIQGVTATVTGVQYQQSWICILCTSKALLRRHVCISRLDRPQNWGENSCEVRFVILVLAPPKMKSTKTATEVGRTFATMMLDIAFRQKLLKTRTEEEFKEALVHQRQLLTVMSHCPSVSMDYSTSSICIVRHPQPPRQKDFLPMGKGIQEDIARRFPVYPLDFTDGIIGKNKAVGKYITTTLFLYFACLLPTIAFGSLNDENTSGAIDVQKTVAGQGIGGLLYALFSGQPLVVLLTTAPLALYINVIRGICDDYNLDFSTFYAWTGLWNSFFLTLYALFNLSLVMSLFKRSTEEIIALFISITFVLDAIKGTVKIFQKYYYGHDAALFKDEPSLVSLLGLNSSLHTALNTSFLTSPPELTSTGSQDPEPLARDTAVLSLLIMLGTLWLSYTLYQLKKSPYLNPYVRELLSDCALPISVLTFSLISSYGFQEIKMVKFRYSPSNSLFEIAEMHSLSLVAISSAMGLGFLLSMLFFIEQNLVAALANAPQNRLVKGTAYHWDLLLIAIINTGLSLFGLPWIHAAYPHSLLHVRALALVEEHVENGHIYETIVNVKETRLTSLGASILVGFSLLLLPFPLQWIPKPVLYGLFLYLALTSIDGNQLFQRMVLLLKDQTSYPPTHYIRRVPQRKIHYFTGLQVLQLLLLCAFGMSPLLYMKMVFPLIMIAMIPIRYNVLPQIIEAKYLDAMDAEH, from the exons ATGGGTCTTGATGGCCCCAGGGACCGACATGACAATGAGAGCCGAAGAGATGTGCTGGAAGAAAAGCCTCAGCCCAGTTTCTGGACTTTGCAGCGAAGGCTTGACAGAGGGAGGCTGTCTTCTGCAGGGAAGGTGGCCAGACAGGTCTCCTCCCTCCAGATTTCTACAACTAGcgtatccttccttccttcacggG AAAACTCTTCTGTCATGTCGCAGAATGGATACTTTGAGGATGCAG GCTACCTCAAGTGTGACACAGATGATGCCTCTGAAACCCGTGAGGAGAGCCTGAGAGATGAGGCCTTCGACACGGTCAACTCCTCCATTGTGTCTGGCGAAAGCATCCGCTTTTTTGTCAACGTCAACCTCGAGGTGCAGCCTACCCAGTCTG AGAGTGAATCACCTGGCGGCTATGGGCTCCTACACACCTCCCGCAAG TACCTGAAGTTAAAGAACTTTGAGGAAGAGATCCGTGCACACCGGGACTTAGATGGCTTCCTGGCACGGGCCAGAATCATCCTGGACGAAACGGCCACCTCCCTGGATGACGTGCTGCGGGCTATGCTGTCCCGCTTAGCCCAAAACCCCTACAACACGGAGCCAGACTGCAACCTGGACCTGCTCACGGCCATGCTCTTCACTGACGCAGGGGCTCCCATGGAGGGCAAAG TTCACCTGCTGTCGGACACCATCCAAGGGGTCACTGCCACAGTAACGGGGGTACAATACCAGCAGTCATGGATCTGCATCCT cTGTACCTCCAAGGCCCTGCTGAGGCGACACGTGTGCATCAGCCGCCTGGACCGCCCACAGAACTGGGGGGAGAATTCCTGTGAGGTGCGGTTTGTCATCCTGGTGCTGGCCCCACCCAAGATG AAAAGCACCAAGACCGCCACTGAAGTGGGGCGCACATTTGCCACCATGATGTTAGACATCGCTTTCCGCCAGAAGCTCCTGAAGACCCGCACAGAGGAGGAATTCAAAGAGGCCCTGGTCCATCAGAGACAGCTGCTCACCGTAATGAGCCACTGTCCGAGTGTcagcatggactacagcacgagCTCCATCTGCATCGTCAGACACCCACAG CCCCCACGGCAGAAGGACTTCCTCCCCATGGGGAAGGGCATCCAGGAGGACATCGCCCGCAGGTTCCCCGTGTACCCTCTGGACTTCACCGACG GCATCATCGGGAAAAACAAGGCTGTGGGCAAATACATCACCACCACCCTGTTCCTCTACTTCGCCTGCCTTCTGCCCACGATTGCTTTTGGGTCCCTCAATGACGAGAACACAAGTGGAGCCATCG ACGTGCAGAAGACCGTGGCCGGGCAGGGCATCGGAGGCCTCCTGTACGCGCTCTTCTCTGGGCAGCCACTGGTGGTGCTGCTGACGACCGCGCCCCTGGCCCTCTACATCAACG TGATCCGTGGCATCTGCGATGACTATAATCTGGACTTCAGTACCTTCTATGCGTGGACAGGCCTGTGGAACAGTTTCTTCCTCACGCTTTATGCCCTCTTCAACCTCAGCCTGGTCATGAGTCTTTTCAAGAG GTCAACAGAGGAGATCATTGCCTTGTTCATTTCTATCACGTTCGTCCTAGATGCTATCAAGGGCACAGTCAAAA TCTTCCAGAAGTACTACTATGGCCATGACGCTGCACTCTTCAAAGATGAGCCCTCCTTGGTGAGCCTGCTGGGCCTCAACAGTAGcctccacactgccctcaacaccAGCTTTCTGACCAGCCCACCGGAGCTAACTTCAACGGGCAGCCAGGACCCCGAGCCCCTGGCCCGGGATACggctgtgctcagccttcttatcaTGCTGGGCACGCTCTGGCTGAGCTACACCCTCTACCAGTTGAAGAAGAG CCCCTACCTGAACCCCTATGTGCGTGAGCTCCTGTCAGACTGCGCCTTGCCCATTTCGGTGCTTACCTTCTCTCTCATCTCTTCCTACGGCTTCCAGGAGATTAAGA TGGTCAAGTTTCGCTACAGCCCGAGTAACAGCCTGTTCGAGATAGCCGAGATGCACTCGCTATCCCTGGTGGCCATCAGCAGCGCCATGGGCCTCGGCTTCCTCCTCTCCATGCTCTTCTTCATAGAGCAGAACCTGGTGGCTGCCTTGGCCAACGCCCCACAGAACAG GCTGGTGAAGGGCACTGCCTACCACTGGGACCTCCTGCTCATCGCCATCATCAATACTGGGCTGTCTCTGTTTGGGCTGCCCTGGATCCACGCTGCCTACCCCCACTCCCTGCTGCACGTGCGAGCACTGGCTTTGGTGGAGGAGCATGTGGAGAACGGGCACATTTACGAGAC GATTGTGAACGTGAAGGAGACACGGCTGACCTCCCTGGGTGCCAGCATCCTGGTGGGCTtctccctcctgctgctgccctTCCCACTACAGTGGATCCCCAAGCCTGTGCTCTACGGCCTCTTCCTCTACCTCGCGCTCACCTCCATCGACGGCAACCAGCTGTTTCAGCGCATGGTGCTGCTGCTCAAGGACCAG ACGTCATACCCACCCACCCACTACATCCGGAGGGTGCCCCAGAGGAAGATCCACTACTTCACAGGCCTGCAggtcctgcagctgctgctgctctgtgccTTTGGCATGAGCCCACTGCTCTACATGAAGATGGTCTTTCCCCTCATCATGATTGCCATGATCCCCATTCG CTACAACGTGCTGCCCCAAATCATTGAAGCCAAGTACTTGGATGCCATGGATGCTGAACACTGA
- the ITPA gene encoding inosine triphosphate pyrophosphatase isoform X3 — protein MAASLAGKKIVFVTGNAKKLEEVIQILGDKFPCTLVAQKIDLPEYQGEPDEISIRKCQEAARQVQGPVLVEDTCLCFNALGGLPGPYIKWFLEKLKPEGLHQLLEGFQDKSAYALCTFAFSTGDPNEPVRLFRGRTMVCTHARSPACPSSTGAGLWCPVAAGTLAGTPAFSLMDTSRRMQRCPRLRRTPFPIASGPCLRCKNILAA, from the exons ATGGCGGCCTCCTTGGCCGGGAAGAAGATCGTGTTTGTCACGGGGAACGCCAAAAAGCTGGAGGAG GTCATTCAGATTCTAGGAGATAAATTTCCGTGTACTTTGGTGGCGCAGAAAATTGACC TGCCAGAGTACCAAGGAGAGCCTGATGAGATTTCCATTCGGAAGTGTCAGGAGGCAGCTCGCCAG GTGCAGGGCCCTGTACTGGTGGAGGACACCTGTCTGTGCTTCAACGCCCTTGGAGGCCTCCCTGGCCCCTACAT AAAGTGGTTTCTGGAGAAGTTAAAGCCTGAAG GTCTCCACCAGCTCCTGGAGGGGTTCCAAGACAAGTCTGCCTATGCACTCTGCACGTTCGCATTCAGCACTGGGGACCCGAATGAGCCCGTACGCCTCTTCAGGGGCCGGACAATGGTATGTACCCATGCTCGTTCCCCTGC GTGCCCTTCA tccacagg GGCCGGATTGTGGTGCCCCGTGGCTGCCGGGACTTTGGCTGGGACCCCTGCTTTCAGCCTGATGGATACGAGCAGAC GTATGCAGAGATGCCCAAGGCTGAGAAGAACACCATTTCCCATCGCTTCCGGGCCCTGCTTGCGTTGCAAGAATATTTTAGCAGCCTGA
- the ITPA gene encoding inosine triphosphate pyrophosphatase isoform X1, giving the protein MAASLAGKKIVFVTGNAKKLEEVIQILGDKFPCTLVAQKIDLPEYQGEPDEISIRKCQEAARQVQGPVLVEDTCLCFNALGGLPGPYIKWFLEKLKPEGLHQLLEGFQDKSAYALCTFAFSTGDPNEPVRLFRGRTMGRIVVPRGCRDFGWDPCFQPDGYEQTYAEMPKAEKNTISHRFRALLALQEYFSSLTPGVGDDHPSWGSGEG; this is encoded by the exons ATGGCGGCCTCCTTGGCCGGGAAGAAGATCGTGTTTGTCACGGGGAACGCCAAAAAGCTGGAGGAG GTCATTCAGATTCTAGGAGATAAATTTCCGTGTACTTTGGTGGCGCAGAAAATTGACC TGCCAGAGTACCAAGGAGAGCCTGATGAGATTTCCATTCGGAAGTGTCAGGAGGCAGCTCGCCAG GTGCAGGGCCCTGTACTGGTGGAGGACACCTGTCTGTGCTTCAACGCCCTTGGAGGCCTCCCTGGCCCCTACAT AAAGTGGTTTCTGGAGAAGTTAAAGCCTGAAG GTCTCCACCAGCTCCTGGAGGGGTTCCAAGACAAGTCTGCCTATGCACTCTGCACGTTCGCATTCAGCACTGGGGACCCGAATGAGCCCGTACGCCTCTTCAGGGGCCGGACAATG GGCCGGATTGTGGTGCCCCGTGGCTGCCGGGACTTTGGCTGGGACCCCTGCTTTCAGCCTGATGGATACGAGCAGAC GTATGCAGAGATGCCCAAGGCTGAGAAGAACACCATTTCCCATCGCTTCCGGGCCCTGCTTGCGTTGCAAGAATATTTTAGCAGCCTGACTCCTGGGGTCGGTGATGACCACCCTAGCTGGGGATCCGGAGAGGGGTAG
- the ITPA gene encoding inosine triphosphate pyrophosphatase isoform X2, which yields MAASLAGKKIVFVTGNAKKLEEVIQILGDKFPCTLVAQKIDLPEYQGEPDEISIRKCQEAARQVQGPVLVEDTCLCFNALGGLPGPYIKWFLEKLKPEGLHQLLEGFQDKSAYALCTFAFSTGDPNEPVRLFRGRTMHLVSAIPPSVSEFGRLRHII from the exons ATGGCGGCCTCCTTGGCCGGGAAGAAGATCGTGTTTGTCACGGGGAACGCCAAAAAGCTGGAGGAG GTCATTCAGATTCTAGGAGATAAATTTCCGTGTACTTTGGTGGCGCAGAAAATTGACC TGCCAGAGTACCAAGGAGAGCCTGATGAGATTTCCATTCGGAAGTGTCAGGAGGCAGCTCGCCAG GTGCAGGGCCCTGTACTGGTGGAGGACACCTGTCTGTGCTTCAACGCCCTTGGAGGCCTCCCTGGCCCCTACAT AAAGTGGTTTCTGGAGAAGTTAAAGCCTGAAG GTCTCCACCAGCTCCTGGAGGGGTTCCAAGACAAGTCTGCCTATGCACTCTGCACGTTCGCATTCAGCACTGGGGACCCGAATGAGCCCGTACGCCTCTTCAGGGGCCGGACAATG CACCTGGTAAGCGCCATTCCACCTTCTGTTTCTGAGTTCGGCCGCCTCAGGCACATCATATAA